AGCCGCCGAGGCGCACGGAGGCGCCCGTGCCGGGGATGCGGATGGCGCCGTCGAAGTTGCCCGCCGTCACGATGGCATCGTCAGGGAAGCGACCCAGCGGCTGACGGGCGGGGCGGCCCTGCGCCTGCGGGTCGGCATCCGCGACGGCCGTGGCAGGTGGGGGGGACCCTTCGGGCGCTGCCGTCGTGCCGCGCTTTAACTGTTCGATTTCAAGGGCCTGCTGCGCCACGACTTCGGCGAGGGCATCGAGCTGCGCTTTGAGGGCGTCGAGCTCGCTGTAGGTTTGGGCGGCGGCGATGTGTGCGCCCAGCAGGGCGAAGGCGACGGCAGCGCGCAGCACGATGGCCGATTGGGTGCGGGCCGGGCGGCCGAGGGTGGGCGTCGAGGGAGGGGTCGGCATCGCGAACTTCCTTGGGCTGAGATGCAGCCACTAGCTTCCCGACCCCGCCGCGACACGAATAGGCGTGCAGCGCGCAGTGCAGGTGCATGCGTGAAGCGTTACCGCGAACATCGTGGCCAGCCCGGCGTCGTCTCGGCCAGTCGGTGTGCGCCTATGTGCACATCCAGTGCGCGCCTGTGCAGCTTGAGTAGAAGCGAGTCGGTCCTGATATTCGCCGCAGCGCTTCGGCGCGGCTCACCACCGGGGTGAGCCCACCTCAATGCTGGGAGCATGGACGACGATGATTGACGACACACGACCGACGCCGCAGCAGCGCTCGTCGGCGAGATCGCCTCGCAGCGCCAGCATGGCGGCCGCCGCCGAGGCGACGCCGCCCATGCAGAATTGGACGGAGATCAAGACCGCCTATCAGGTCGGGCGCCTGGGCACGGTGTCCGCCGCGGCGGACCATCTCGGCATCCACCGCGCGACGGTGATTCGCCACGTGGACGCCCTGGAGCAGGCGCTGCGGGCCAAGCTGTTCCACCGCCATGCGCGCGGCTACGCCCCCACCGACTTAGGGCTGGAGCTCATTCGGGCCGCAGAGGCGTCCGAAGCGCACTTCCGATCGGTGATAGGTAAGGCTCTCGGCCGCGAGTCGGCC
This region of Pseudomonadota bacterium genomic DNA includes:
- a CDS encoding porin, with amino-acid sequence MPTPPSTPTLGRPARTQSAIVLRAAVAFALLGAHIAAAQTYSELDALKAQLDALAEVVAQQALEIEQLKRGTTAAPEGSPPPATAVADADPQAQGRPARQPLGRFPDDAIVTAGNFDGAIRIPGTGASVRLGGFIRAEGNYDLDNAGFQDSFNPRTIPLDGSTSDDTQQVRFHVRNTRVNLDVRNDTALGEFRTFVEFDFFGGGNEFISN